Proteins co-encoded in one Setaria viridis chromosome 9, Setaria_viridis_v4.0, whole genome shotgun sequence genomic window:
- the LOC117837862 gene encoding uncharacterized protein At5g02240 isoform X2 codes for MAVACFNFNPFLSPLVAAPPGRSGRAAFLRSRAASLGPLACGAVVGRGRWRLAAAAEPRAVQEQPARSEASGETGAAVPPKASSKLVLVVGGTGGVGQLVVASLLSRNIKSRLLLRNPEKAESLFGKQDESVLQVYKGDTRNPNDLDPQMFEGVTHVICCTGTTAFPSKRWDGDNTPERVDWDGIRNLVSALPRTIKRLIFVSSIGVTKYNEMPWSIMNLFGVLKYKKMAEDFVRSSGIPFTIIRPGRLTDGPYTSYDLNTLLKATAGERRAVVIGKGDKLVGEVSRLVVAEACIQALDIESTEGQIYEINSVKGEGPGTDPVKWEQLFSSAQST; via the exons ATGGCGGTGGCTTGCTTCAACTTCAATCCCTTCCTctcgccgctcgtcgccgccccgccgggcAGGAGCGGTCGAGCGGCGTTCCTGCGGTCGCGCGCGGCTTCCCTCGGACCGCTCGCGTGCGGCGCGGTGGTGGGTCGCGGCAGGTGgcggctcgcggcggcggctgagccGCGGGCCGTGCAGGAGCAGCCGGCGCGGTCGGAAGCGTCCGGCGAGACCGGCGCCgcggtgccccccaaggcgtcCTCCAAGCTGGTTCTTGTCGTCGGGGGCACCGGCGGCGTTG GGCAGTTGGTTGTAGCATCTTTGCTCAGCAGGAACATCAAGTCAAGGTTGCTCCTAAGAAACCCCGAAAAGGCAGAGTCTCTATTTGGCAAGCAGGATGAGAGTGTGCTGCAG GTTTACAAAGGGGACACAAGAAATCCTAATGATTTGGATCCACAAATGTTTGAG GGAGTTACACATGTGATATGTTGCACTGGAACTACAGCATTTCCTTCAAAGCGCTGGGATGGAGATAACACTCCAGAACGTGTAG ATTGGGATGGCATCCGAAATCTTGTTAGCGCTCTTCCACGGACAATCAAGAGACTGATTTTTGTGTCATCCATTGGTGTTACAAAATACAATGAAATGCCATGGAG TATCATGAATCTCTTTGGTGTGCTCAAGTACAAGAAGATGGCAGAGGACTTTGTCCGCAGTTCGGGGATACCGTTCACCATTATCAG GCCTGGAAGATTGACTGATGGGCCGTACACTTCGTATGATCTTAATACACTTCTTAAAGCCACAGCTGGAGAGCGGCGAGCAGTAGTCATAGGCAAAG GTGACAAGCTTGTGGGAGAAGTTAGCAGGCTGGTGGTGGCAGAGGCCTGTATCCAAGCTCTAGATATTGAATCCACTGAAGGACAGATATACGAGATTAATTCAGTGAAG GGCGAAGGACCTGGGACGGACCCGGTGAAATGGGAGCAGCTATTCAGTTCTGCCCAATCAACATAG
- the LOC117837863 gene encoding probable diphthine methyl ester synthase produces MLYIVGLGLGDERDITVRGLDAVRSCSKIYMEAYTSLLSLGLDPAALANLEKLYGKEITVADREMVEERVDQVLLEAADADVAFLVVGDPFGATTHTDLVVRAKKMGVEVKVIHNASVMNAIGVCGLQLYRYGETISIPFFTEEWRPDSFYEKIQNNSRLGLHTLCLLDIRVKEPTWESLARGKKVYEPPRFMSVNTAISQLLEVEESRGGSAYGRNTLCIGVARLGSDDQKIVAGPMEKLLDVDFGPPLHCLIIVGETHPLEEEMLEFYKM; encoded by the exons atgctctACATCGtgggcctcggcctcggcgacgAGCGCGACATCACGGTGCGGGGGCTCGACGCCGTGCGCAGCTGCTCCAAGATCTACATGGAGGCCTacacctccctcctctccctcggcCTCGACCCGGCGGCGCTCGCCAACCTG GAGAAGCTGTACGGGAAGGAGATAACGGTCGCGGACCGGGAGATGGTGGAAGAGCGCGTCGACCAGGTGCTGCTCGAGGCCGCCGACGCGGACGTTGCCTTCCTCGTGGTCGGCGACCCGTTTGG GGCAACTACACATACCGATTTGGTTGTTCGTGCCAAGAAAATGGGGGTAGAAGTGAAGGTGATTCACAATGCATCCGTCATGAATGCAATTGGAGTTTGTGGGTTGCAACTTTACCGCTATGGAGAGACTATCTCAATACCATTCTTCACAGAGGAATGGAGACCAGATAGCTTCTACGAGAAGATTCAAAATAATTCCCGGCTTGGGCTGCACACGCTTTGCCTACTTG ATATCCGTGTGAAGGAGCCGACATGGGAATCTTTAGCCAG AGGGAAAAAAGTCTATGAACCACCAAGATTCATGTCTGTAAACACTGCAATAAGTCagcttttggaggtggaggaatCGCGTGGGGGATCTG CATATGGCAGGAATACACTGTGCATAGGAGTGGCACGCCTTGGAAGTGATGATCAGAAGATTGTTGCTGGGCCTATGGAGAAGCTATTAGACGTTGATTTTGGCCCACCCCTTCACTGCCTGATTATAGTGGGGGAGACTCATCCTTTGGAAGAAGAGATGCTAGAATTTTACAAGATGTAG
- the LOC117837862 gene encoding uncharacterized protein At5g02240 isoform X1: MAVACFNFNPFLSPLVAAPPGRSGRAAFLRSRAASLGPLACGAVVGRGRWRLAAAAEPRAVQEQPARSEASGETGAAVPPKASSKLVLVVGGTGGVGKTEIPLLSVSVPALLVFRLLYRQLVVASLLSRNIKSRLLLRNPEKAESLFGKQDESVLQVYKGDTRNPNDLDPQMFEGVTHVICCTGTTAFPSKRWDGDNTPERVDWDGIRNLVSALPRTIKRLIFVSSIGVTKYNEMPWSIMNLFGVLKYKKMAEDFVRSSGIPFTIIRPGRLTDGPYTSYDLNTLLKATAGERRAVVIGKGDKLVGEVSRLVVAEACIQALDIESTEGQIYEINSVKGEGPGTDPVKWEQLFSSAQST; this comes from the exons ATGGCGGTGGCTTGCTTCAACTTCAATCCCTTCCTctcgccgctcgtcgccgccccgccgggcAGGAGCGGTCGAGCGGCGTTCCTGCGGTCGCGCGCGGCTTCCCTCGGACCGCTCGCGTGCGGCGCGGTGGTGGGTCGCGGCAGGTGgcggctcgcggcggcggctgagccGCGGGCCGTGCAGGAGCAGCCGGCGCGGTCGGAAGCGTCCGGCGAGACCGGCGCCgcggtgccccccaaggcgtcCTCCAAGCTGGTTCTTGTCGTCGGGGGCACCGGCGGCGTTGGTAAGACAGAGATACCGCTGCTCTCTGTCTCTGTTCCAGCATTGCTAGTATTTCGGCTCCTATACA GGCAGTTGGTTGTAGCATCTTTGCTCAGCAGGAACATCAAGTCAAGGTTGCTCCTAAGAAACCCCGAAAAGGCAGAGTCTCTATTTGGCAAGCAGGATGAGAGTGTGCTGCAG GTTTACAAAGGGGACACAAGAAATCCTAATGATTTGGATCCACAAATGTTTGAG GGAGTTACACATGTGATATGTTGCACTGGAACTACAGCATTTCCTTCAAAGCGCTGGGATGGAGATAACACTCCAGAACGTGTAG ATTGGGATGGCATCCGAAATCTTGTTAGCGCTCTTCCACGGACAATCAAGAGACTGATTTTTGTGTCATCCATTGGTGTTACAAAATACAATGAAATGCCATGGAG TATCATGAATCTCTTTGGTGTGCTCAAGTACAAGAAGATGGCAGAGGACTTTGTCCGCAGTTCGGGGATACCGTTCACCATTATCAG GCCTGGAAGATTGACTGATGGGCCGTACACTTCGTATGATCTTAATACACTTCTTAAAGCCACAGCTGGAGAGCGGCGAGCAGTAGTCATAGGCAAAG GTGACAAGCTTGTGGGAGAAGTTAGCAGGCTGGTGGTGGCAGAGGCCTGTATCCAAGCTCTAGATATTGAATCCACTGAAGGACAGATATACGAGATTAATTCAGTGAAG GGCGAAGGACCTGGGACGGACCCGGTGAAATGGGAGCAGCTATTCAGTTCTGCCCAATCAACATAG
- the LOC117837613 gene encoding large ribosomal subunit protein uL6c, which produces MASLSPSLHLPCNSRTGFLGKTQGIRPRVIPAGRVGFVRTVVECKESRIGKKPIDVPSNVTLTLEEQFVKAKGPLGELSLSYPGEVKVVKEESGKLRLYKTAETKRANQMHGLFRTLTDNIIIGVSKGFDKKLQLVGVGYRAAVEGNDLVMNLGFSHPVRMAVPEGLQVKVEENTRIIVSGYDKSAIGQFAATIKKWRPPEPYKGKGIRYADEVVRRKEGKAGKKK; this is translated from the exons ATGGCGTCCCTATCCCCTTCCCTCCACCTCCCTTG CAATTCAAGAACTGGCTTCCTTGGAAAGACACAAGGGATTCGTCCTCGTGTTATCCCTGCTGGCAGAGTTGGATTTGTCAGAACAGTAGTGGAGTGCAAGGAATCTAGAATTGGAAAGAAGCCCATCGATGTTCCATCAAATGTTACTCTCACATTAGAGGAACAGTTTGTCAAAGCTAAGGGTCCGCTGGGGGAGTTATCACTGAGCTATCCAGGTGAAGTGAAAGTTGTGAAAGAAGAATCTGGTAAGCTAAGACTTTATAAGACTGCGGAGACTAAGAGGGCGAACCAGATGCATGGACTTTTCAG AACATTGACCGACAACATCATCATTGGTGTGTCAAAAGGATTCGATAAGAAGCTTCAATTAGTGGGTGTTGGATATCGTGCTGCGGTGGAGGGCAACGATCTCGTGATGAATCTGGGATTCTCGCACCCTGTCCGGATGGCTGTTCCAGAAGGCCTGCAGGTCAAGGTGGAAGAGAACACCAGGATCATTGTGAGCGGCTATGACAAGAGCGCAATCGGTCAGTTTGCTGCTACCATAAAGAAGTGGAGACCACCTGAGCCATACAAGGGAAAGGGTATCCGATATGCTGATGAGGTTGTCAGAAGGAAGGAGGGCAAAGCTGGGAAGAAGAAATGA
- the LOC117837612 gene encoding E3 ubiquitin-protein ligase DIS1 isoform X1: MEGRVPRRRRIQTSSARNEKASRLSRDNNQRKETKTTRGQRGQGVRERGAFIRNPSPLSHLGRRLLTSPAIRRQAGEIRAAEQTHSAFPSPLPPSRIYNSKTLMMATAGYIDDSCSEVIDPPKTEVLDVTELAGDHIQHPPKPNVVVSSSVRELLECPVCLSAMYPPIHQCSNGHTLCSGCKPRVHNRCPTCRHELGNIRCLALEKVAASLELPCKYQTFGCSGIYPYYSKLKHESQCQYRPYSCPYAGSECTVAGDIPYLVNHLKDDHKVDMHNGCTFNHRYVKPNPHEVENATWMLTVFSCFGQYFCLHFEAFQLGMAPVYIAFLRFMGDDVEAKNYSYSLEVGGTGRKMIWQGVPRSIRDSHRKVRDSYDGLIIQRNMALFFSGGDRKELKLRVTGRIWKEQ; the protein is encoded by the exons ATGGAAGGGCGAGTCCCGAGGCGCCGGAGGATCCAAACAAGCAGCGCACGGAACGAAAAAGCTTCACGACTTTCACGAGACAACAACCAGAGGAAGGAAACAAAAACAACCAGAGGGCAGAGGGGACAGGGAGTGAGAGAGAGGGGAGCATTCATTCGAAATCCCTCGCCTCTCTCTCatctcggccgccgcctcctcacctCGCCAGCCATCCGCCGCCAAGCGGGCGAGATCAGGGCGGCCGAGCAGACCCATTCCGCATTTCCGTCCCCTCTTCCGCCGAG CAGGATATATAATTCCAAGACCCTGATGATGGCTACAGCTGGTTATATTGATGATTCCTGTTCTGAGGTTATTGATCCCCCAAAGACTGAGGTACTAGACGTTACAGAACTCGCTGGCGACCATATTCAGCATCCACCAAAACCGAATGTGGTGGTGTCTAGCAGTGTGCGTGAACTTCTGGAATGTCCAGTCTGCTTGAGTGCCATGTATCCTCCTATTCATCAG TGCTCCAATGGTCATACATTGTGCTCTGGATGCAAACCAAGGGTTCATAATCGCTGTCCAACATGTAGGCATGAATTGGGTAACATAAGATGCCTTGCTCTCGAGAAGGTGGCTGCATCTCTTGAACTTCCATGCAAGTACCAGACCTTTGGGTGCTCAGGCATATATCCTTACTACAGCAAACTGAAGCATGAGTCACAGTGCCAATATAGGCCCTATAGTTGTCCATATGCTGGATCTGAATGCACGGTTGCTGGTGACATTCCATACTTGGTAAATCACTTGAAAGATGACCACAAAGTTGACATGCACAATGGCTGCACCTTCAACCATCGTTATGTCAAGCCAAACCCTCATGAAGTCGAAAATGCCACCTGGATGCTTACG GTGTTTAGCTGCTTTGGCCAATACTTCTGCTTACACTTTGAAGCCTTTCAGCTGGGCATGGCACCTGTCTACATTGCCTTCCTGAGGTTCATGGGAGACGACGTGGAAGCGAAGAACTACAGCTACAGCCTGGAGGTGGGAGGCACTGGGCGCAAGATGATCTGGCAAGGAGTGCCCCGTAGCATCAGAGACAGCCATCGGAAGGTCCGTGACAGCTATGACGGGCTGATCATCCAGCGGAACATGGCCCTGTTTTTCTCAGGCGGTGACAGGAAGGAGCTCAAGCTGCGGGTCACCGGGAGAATCTGGAAGGAGCAGTAG
- the LOC117840511 gene encoding protein DGS1, mitochondrial, with translation MATSPPQNPSSGDPSDPSSLAATALDVSARAWRSLVARIPHLPDTSGLLAAVSDLQRRYFGVRRRRRRRRAALPLPLRPAAAHSARIAGEMPKAFVILDDVVQHTLTNLHSIHKSLLFWQAKAEGTNSQKVYFMIFERGPRAFVDTTYQTLTRLGSNGRPVQYILHSASDMVSIKLAALTSMQHCLAAFLAEIHSEVDRCREGLTANSDKSLHTLFIVLNTTFSKLEVSLRNAGEGQDELFTYDGNSYELFEKLPEVDVESPEWTEALSTDGISLIYQNLQKLDSFLSSQLTSHKRPNKLTVYWLPYTCGALGLSVCSLWLLRHSSLMGSPDIDNWIQDAKESVAGFWDEHVEKPIISIRDELFETFKQRDKGVMENQEVQLTEDSLRRMLVAFCEQTEGQKLPEDSSVQAMLEILTKRYEKELIHPMKNLFSGELARAMLIQIQKLKLDLESGLLEMDQILRANAINFAVLAALPAFGLSLLLLMLLRTWIQRDHGAEGRGNIARCQRRLLLVDVERRLMEFQHYRDNGMEEEARYKFGLVLYTLDRLCKAVESHAKETGEWLSLREDIFDLAKLNMGMPDKMIVVSRLKWMYNCLLPFSSSRLPRL, from the exons ATGGCGACATCGCCGCCGCAGAACCCTAGCTCCGGCGACCCCTCCGACCCCTCgagcctcgccgccaccgcgctcgACGTGTCCGCGCGCGCATGGAGATCCCTCGTCGCGCGCATCCCTCACCTCCCGGACACCTCCGGCCTCCTTGCCGCCGTCTCCGACCTCCAGCGCCGCTACTtcggcgtccgccgccgccgccggcgcaggcgcgcagcTCTGCCTCTCCCGCTACGCCCTGCGGCCGCACACTCCGCTCG gaTTGCTGGAGAGATGCCCAAAGCGTTTGTCATCTTAGATGATGTTGTGCAACACACCCTGACTAATTTGCACAGTATTCACAAAAGCTTACTATTTTGGCAGGCCAAAGCTGAG ggaacaAATTCTCAGAAAGTGTACTTTATGATCTTTGAGAGAGGTCCGAGGGCCTTTGTTGACACAACATATCAAACACTCACTAGACTTGGGAGCAATGGACGTCCAGTCCAATACATTCTGCATTCTGCATCTGATATGGTGTCAATAAAACTTGCTGCCCTGACAAGTATGCAACACTGCTTGGCTGCTTTTCTTGCAGAG ATTCATTCTGAAGTTGATAGATGCAGAGAAGGGTTAACTGCAAACTCAGATAAATCACTGCATACATTATTCATTGTCTTAAATACCACATTCTCCAAGCTGGAGGTATCACTTAGAAATGCTGGCGAG GGGCAAGATGAACTATTTACATATGATGGAAACTCATATGAACTGTTTGAGAAATTGCCAGAAGTTGATGTAGAGAGTCCAGAATGGACAGAGGCCTTATCAACAGATGGTATAAGTTTAATCTATCAAAACCTGCAGAAGTTAGATAGTTTTCTGTCCTCTCAG CTCACAAGCCATAAAAGACCAAACAAATTGACCGTATACTGGTTACCCTACACATGTGGGGCATTGGGTCTCTCTGTATGTTCTCTATGGCTTTTACGCCATAGCAGCTTGATGGGAAGTCCTGATATTGATAATTGGATTCAAGACGCTAAGGAGTCTGTGGCTGGATTTTGGGATGAGCATGTTGAAAAACCT ATCATTTCCATTAGAGATGAGCTTTTCGAGACATTCAAGCAAAGAGATAAAGGTGTAATGGAAAATCAAGAGGTCCAACTAACTGAAGATTCATTGCGCAG GATGCTAGTAGCCTTCTGTGAGCAAACAGAAGGTCAAAAGTTGCCAGAAGATTCATCTGTGCAGGCAATGTTGGAGATTCTCACGAAGAG ATATGAAAAGGAATTGATACACCCAATGAAAAATCTGTTCAGTGGAGAATTAGCCCGTGCCATGCTTATTCAG ATTCAAAAGCTTAAACTGGATCTTGAATC GGGACTTCTGGAAATGGATCAGATTCTTAGGGCAAATGCTATAAACTTTGCCGTTCTTGCAGCTCTTCCTGCTTTTGGTCTTTCGCTTCTGCTGCTCATGTTACTGCGAACATGGATTCAGcgt GACCATGGCGCAGAGGGAAGAGGTAATATTGCACGATGTCAACGGAGGCTGCTCCTTGTCGATGTAGAGAGAAGGCTTATGGAGTTTCAGCATTACAGGGATAACGGAATG GAGGAAGAGGCACGGTACAAGTTTGGATTAGTACTTTACACCCTTGATAGGCTGTGCAAAGCTGTTGAGTCACACGCAAAAGAAACAGGGGAATGGTTAAG CTTGAGAGAAGACATTTTTGATCTGGCAAAGCTCAACATGGGAATGCCAGACAAGATGATCGTCGTGTCACGCCTGAAGTGGATGTATAACTGCTTGCTTCCATTCTCATCGAGCCGTTTGCCGCGTCTCTAG
- the LOC117837614 gene encoding uncharacterized protein At5g39865, with protein sequence MDDVSGGAPGACSKNKKSRHLARSLTYHHPYQGRHLPPTPPSPAPNPQRPQSVVLYTTSLRGVRRTFADCCAVRAALRGLRVAVDERDVSMDAALRRELQGILAARGRGFSLPQLLVGGVLVGGADEVRHLHESGELRRVLEGAPGQDPAFVCGACGGFRFVPCNACDGSRKVFVEAEGRARRCIECNENGLVRCPNCCS encoded by the coding sequence ATGGACGACGTCAGCGGCGGCGCACCGGGGGCGTGCTCCAAGAACAAGAAGTCGCGGCACCTGGCCCGGTCGCTCACCTACCACCACCCGTACCAGGGGCGCCACCTgccgccaacgccgccgtcgccggcgcccaaCCCGCAGCGCCCGCAGTCGGTGGTCCTCTACACGACGTCGCTCCGCGGCGTGCGCCGCACGTTCGCGGACTGCTGCGCGGTGCGCGCCGCGCTGCGGGGGCtccgcgtcgccgtcgacgagcgCGACGTCTCCATGGACGCCGCGCTCCGGCGGGAGCTCCAGGGGATCCTcgccgcgcggggccgcggcTTCTCGCTCCCGCAGCTCCTCGTCGGGGgcgtgctcgtcggcggcgccgacgaggtccGCCACCTGCACGAAtccggcgagctccgccgcgtcCTCGAGGGCGCACCCGGCCAGGACCCGGCCTTCGTCTGCGGCGCCTGCGGGGGCTTCCGGTTTGTGCCCTGCAACGCCTGCGACGGCTCCCGCAAGGTGTtcgtggaggcggaggggcgcgCCCGCCGCTGCATCGAGTGCAACGAGAATGGCTTGGTACGCTGCCCCAATTGCTGTTCTTGA
- the LOC117837612 gene encoding E3 ubiquitin-protein ligase DIS1 isoform X2: protein MEGRVPRRRRIQTSSARNEKASRLSRDNNQRKETKTTRGQRGQGVRERGAFIRNPSPLSHLGRRLLTSPAIRRQAGEIRAAEQTHSAFPSPLPPRIYNSKTLMMATAGYIDDSCSEVIDPPKTEVLDVTELAGDHIQHPPKPNVVVSSSVRELLECPVCLSAMYPPIHQCSNGHTLCSGCKPRVHNRCPTCRHELGNIRCLALEKVAASLELPCKYQTFGCSGIYPYYSKLKHESQCQYRPYSCPYAGSECTVAGDIPYLVNHLKDDHKVDMHNGCTFNHRYVKPNPHEVENATWMLTVFSCFGQYFCLHFEAFQLGMAPVYIAFLRFMGDDVEAKNYSYSLEVGGTGRKMIWQGVPRSIRDSHRKVRDSYDGLIIQRNMALFFSGGDRKELKLRVTGRIWKEQ, encoded by the exons ATGGAAGGGCGAGTCCCGAGGCGCCGGAGGATCCAAACAAGCAGCGCACGGAACGAAAAAGCTTCACGACTTTCACGAGACAACAACCAGAGGAAGGAAACAAAAACAACCAGAGGGCAGAGGGGACAGGGAGTGAGAGAGAGGGGAGCATTCATTCGAAATCCCTCGCCTCTCTCTCatctcggccgccgcctcctcacctCGCCAGCCATCCGCCGCCAAGCGGGCGAGATCAGGGCGGCCGAGCAGACCCATTCCGCATTTCCGTCCCCTCTTCCGCCGAG GATATATAATTCCAAGACCCTGATGATGGCTACAGCTGGTTATATTGATGATTCCTGTTCTGAGGTTATTGATCCCCCAAAGACTGAGGTACTAGACGTTACAGAACTCGCTGGCGACCATATTCAGCATCCACCAAAACCGAATGTGGTGGTGTCTAGCAGTGTGCGTGAACTTCTGGAATGTCCAGTCTGCTTGAGTGCCATGTATCCTCCTATTCATCAG TGCTCCAATGGTCATACATTGTGCTCTGGATGCAAACCAAGGGTTCATAATCGCTGTCCAACATGTAGGCATGAATTGGGTAACATAAGATGCCTTGCTCTCGAGAAGGTGGCTGCATCTCTTGAACTTCCATGCAAGTACCAGACCTTTGGGTGCTCAGGCATATATCCTTACTACAGCAAACTGAAGCATGAGTCACAGTGCCAATATAGGCCCTATAGTTGTCCATATGCTGGATCTGAATGCACGGTTGCTGGTGACATTCCATACTTGGTAAATCACTTGAAAGATGACCACAAAGTTGACATGCACAATGGCTGCACCTTCAACCATCGTTATGTCAAGCCAAACCCTCATGAAGTCGAAAATGCCACCTGGATGCTTACG GTGTTTAGCTGCTTTGGCCAATACTTCTGCTTACACTTTGAAGCCTTTCAGCTGGGCATGGCACCTGTCTACATTGCCTTCCTGAGGTTCATGGGAGACGACGTGGAAGCGAAGAACTACAGCTACAGCCTGGAGGTGGGAGGCACTGGGCGCAAGATGATCTGGCAAGGAGTGCCCCGTAGCATCAGAGACAGCCATCGGAAGGTCCGTGACAGCTATGACGGGCTGATCATCCAGCGGAACATGGCCCTGTTTTTCTCAGGCGGTGACAGGAAGGAGCTCAAGCTGCGGGTCACCGGGAGAATCTGGAAGGAGCAGTAG